From one Anabas testudineus chromosome 18, fAnaTes1.2, whole genome shotgun sequence genomic stretch:
- the LOC113157670 gene encoding uncharacterized protein LOC113157670 encodes MLLLTLLKSQPVKSTMSCSRGHFSTPRRPVLPPVSNRTLHHPSFLPLYMAADFHHRDCDGLTVHPIIPAEFFFTDPTLGCGRRIPNTVTDLRVLDCFQLNTPPPVMSATLAPPNHPDPFRSGPYPTRDLGSSTWRMPTRYRRVQPSHFVLQLTQEEDRAITNLLKLHHQSPIPSAETLSAAQMGFSNVAGSQQDSNSRLFLQGPADLTPVYRPLGSDGRCPREVEQRRGWSDAELEVADTLLSCFILSDDDKIWGQNNHEESGGFPEVRGQTLSDSEGDAVHVLLSLGDISAVDIVQ; translated from the exons ATGCTACTCTTGACTCTCCTCAAGTCTCAGCCTGTAAAGTCAACAATGAGCTGCAGTAGAGGACATTTCTCC ACACCCAGACGGCCCGTGCTGCCCCCTGTGTCCAACAGGACCCTGCACCACCCGTCCTTCCTGCCTCTGTACATGGCTGCTGACTTCCACCACAGGGACTGTGATGGCCTAACAG TCCATCCCATCATCCCTGCAGAGTTCTTCTTCACTGACCCCACCTTGGGCTGTGGGAGGAGGATCCCCAACACGGTCACTGATTTGAGG GTTTTGGATTGCTTCCAGCTCAACACTCCACCCCCAGTTATGTCTGCTACCTTGGCCCCACCAAACCATCCAGACCCATTCAGGTCTGGGCCATATCCCACTCGAGACCTGGGCAGCTCCACCTGGAGAATGCCGACGCGCTACCGCCGTGTGCAGCCGAGTCACTTTGTCCTCCAGCTGACCCAGGAGGAGGACCGGGCCATCACTAACCTCCTGAAACTGCACCACCAGAGTCCAATACCAAGTGCTGAAACACTCAGCGCTGCACAAATGGGCTTTTCCAACGTAGCAGGGTCACAACAAGACTCGAACTCCAGACTATTCCTCCAAGGCCCTGCAGACCTCACTCCAGTATACAGACCTTTGGGCAGTGATGGGCGGTGTCCGAGGGAGGTGGAGCAGAGACGAGGTTGGTCAGATGCAGAGCTTGAGGTGGCAGATACCCTCTTGAGCTGCTTTATCCTGTCAGATGACGACAAAATCTGGGGCCAAAATAACCATGAAGAATCTGGAGGTTTTCCAGAGGTGAGGGGACAAACACTCTCAGATTCAGAAGGAGATGCTGTGCATGTACTCCTGAGCCTCGGGGACATAAGTGCTGTGGATATCGTGCAGTGA
- the LOC113157219 gene encoding uncharacterized protein LOC113157219, which translates to MTFGFCLSVTLLLLVWSTAKCVPVPDGAVHMECHDRYFKMAVDLSFAEGELRFEAVDETGVHPILKQYAAKCGYSIVPLPGHVELRASYFSCHTDNKGDQVFTFNFNLIVMHEGREVTYAVSKTCSPSLPWSPREVTCELNYMEVSVRSEVSCPSGTKKDDWNSLKAAHSSTTSDWQVMFHRAEEQLLPMNLSEARKQDYVLDLTDGRLLFRTPYGQPESFSTEVDGVPVEVVHATLFSRQSWVVLMVDMVAACSMFEGSYDHSGYVVWKTTAALYPSHDATQINIGFNGRLVTQPTAMERGYIIDKDNSTILISIPYNAEEAQRKSFVTGDLYEYYTFNFYLEQILVDDDHVETRVQSHRTLVTSLLPHAVFSDNLTVLEERIFSVYLRDVPEDVELAAVQLNGHEFTIPLTNASMHTVTEVVQPNSTHGYSLRVPFDSPVVINKFSKEDAVFQYSLDIIFTLTVMPENEPFYHLTSVVALFTDVSSPVFDAVCSESGISFKLDHQPFHYLWEISIGSDLLTSELAAQHGYIMSNSSQSLLLHVPLFTHGYEYKNVTLKEYFGTFEILVRDHETSEIQSSTVKTCPFNTTTELIVCSTDGRMTVVADLSPVVSSGVIPARTSLIREHCGPIEADNTRVLFSFPLHTCGSIIKVGRGNVTYRNEISYNKNNAVSTNTSERVTVQCTYPLAGLHRLFSVFRFESDAAGVGSINYPAQPQTGLHSPKTRYLPVFHPRAQNVRFPRVQHNSGVIRGPNGWS; encoded by the exons ATGACATTTGGGTTTTGCCTTAG TGTGACCTTACTCCTGCTTGTGTGGTCAACTGCAAAATGTGTCCCCGTTCCTGATG GAGCCGTGCATATGGAGTGTCATGATCGTTACTTCAAGATGGCTGTGGACCTCTCCTTCGCTGAGGGGGAACTTCGCTTTGAAGCTGTTG ATGAAACGGGCGTGCACCCCATCTTGAAGCAGTATGCAGCAAAGTGTGGCTACAGTATTGTGCCTCTACCGGGCCATGTGGAGCTCAGAGCCTCTTACTTCAGCTGTCACACTGACAACAAA GGTGATCAAGTGTTCACATTCAACTTCAATTTGATCGTGATGCATGAAGGAAGGGAAGTCACCTATGCAGTGAGCAAGACCTGTTCTCCATCTCTCCCCTGGTCTCCCAGAGAGGTTACCTGTGAGCTCAACTACATGGAG GTGTCTGTGAGGAGTGAAGTCAGCTGTCCTTCTGGGACAAAAAAAGATGACTGGAATAGTCTCAAAGCT GCCCATAGCTCCACCACTTCAGACTGGCAGGTGATGTTTCATAGAGCAGAGGAGCAGTTACTCCCCATGAATCTCTCTGAAGCTCGTAAGCAGGACTACGTGCTTGACTTGACGGATGGAAGACTTCTATTTCGAACACCGTATGGACAACCTGAGTCATTCAGCACTGAG GTGGATGGCGTTCCAGTAGAGGTAGTCCACGCAACTCTGTTCTCCAGACAAAGCTGGGTTGTCCTCATGGTTGACATGGTGGCTGCATGCTCGATGT TTGAAGGCTCATATGATCACAGTGGATATGTGGTGTGGAAGACTACAGCAGCGCTCTACCCAAGTCATGATGCCACCCAGATCAACATTGGATTTAATGGTAGACTTGTGACGCAGCCAACTGCAATGGAGAGAGGTTACATTATTGACAAGGACAACTCTACAATCCTGATCAGCATCCCCTATAATGCTGAGGAGGCACAAAGGAAG AGCTTTGTGACTGGAGACCTCTACGAATATTACACCTTTAATTTCTACTTGGAGCAAATCTTGGTGGATGACGATCATGTTGAGACCAGGGTTCAGTCTCACAGGACTCTTGTCACTTCCTTGCTGccacatgctgtgttttcagataaCCTAACAGTTCTCGAGGAGCGAATATTCAGCGTTTACCTCAGAGATGTACCTGAAGATGTTGAGCTGGCTGCTGTTCAGCTAAATGGACATGAATTTACCATACCACTTACTAACGCAAgcatgcacacagtcacagaagTTGTTCAGCCCAACAGCACTCATGGCTACAGTCTGAGGGTGCCTTTTGACAGCCCTGTTGTCATAAATAAG TTCTCTAAAGAAGATGCAGTTTTTCAGTATAGTCTGGACATCATCTTCACACTGACCGTCATGCCTGAAAATGAACCATTTTACCACCTCACATCTGTTGTAGCATTGTTCACAGACGTCT CCTCTCCGGTGTTTGATGCAGTCTGTTCTGAATCTGGGATCAGTTTCAAACTGGACCACCAGCCTTTTCACTACCTGTGGGAGATCAGCATCGGTTCAGACCTGCTGACATCGGAGCTGGCAGCCCAGCATGGATACATCATGAGCAACAGCAGCCAGAGTCTGCTGCTCCACGTGCCGCTGTTCACTCATGGGTATGAATACAAG AACGTTACTCTGAAGGAATACTTTGGCACTTTTGAGATCCTCGTTCGGGATCATGAAACATCAGAGATCCAGAGTTCAACAGTCAAGACTTGTCCTTTTAATACAACTACAGAACTCATTG TGTGTTCAACCGATGGTAGGATGACTGTGGTGGCCGACTTGTCTCCGGTGGTTTCAAGTGGAGTGATCCCTGCTAGAACCAGCCTAATAAGGGAACACTGTGGACCCATAGAAGCAGACAACACCAGggttctcttctcttttcctctccacacCTGTGGATCCATCATTAAG GTTGGAAGGGGAAATGTGACTTATCGCAATGAGATTTCCTACAACAAGAACAATGCAGTTTCCACTAACACTAGTGAAAG GGTGACCGTGCAGTGTACATATCCTCTGGCTGGTCTCCATCGACTCTTCTCAGTCTTCAGGTTTGAGTCTGATGCCGCCGGCGTTGGTAGCATCAATTACCCTGCTCAGCCTCAAACAG GTCTACACAGCCCCAAGACCAGATACCTGCCTGTTTTCCATCCCCGTGCTCAAAATGTCAGATTTCCTAGGGTTCAGCATAACAGTGGTGTGATTAGAG GACCTAATGGTTGGagctga
- the LOC113157204 gene encoding uncharacterized protein LOC113157204 isoform X2, translating to MAFVFLLGVALFISVWASAKCDGVPQGVELMECRDRFFVIAVDLSCIGSEPHFEAVDDTGVYPITKQYAAECGYSVNALTVLGHMELRASYFSCHAENKDDKMFTFNFNLVATHDGEEVRYALNKTCSPSLPWSPREVTCEINYMEVSVRSDVACPTGAKRDWDAVVQTAHFSATSDWQVMFQKPEQEPVPMSLSETHRRGYVFQLTDGRLVFRTPYGQPDSFITVVDGIPVEVVHATLFSRQSWVVLLVNMEAACSMHEGSFDESTHMRWQAPEVLNPLVSDLHNTQVNIGVNGKLVEQSVAEERGYIVEKHNNTIQISIPYTAEEGYRKSFVIEDLYQFYIFNLYLEKISVDEDLVETRFRYYRTLSTPLMLCPIFTVNRMDLEQRLFIVYLGDVPEDVELVAIHFNGHEFTVPLNNTSIHMITNIHSNNTHGYTLEVPFDDPVIIHEILREESVMKHKLDIYYTLTILPENEHFNYLASVTALTYVSSPVFDAVCSESGISFKLDHQPFHYLWKISIGSDLLTSELAAQHGYIMSNSSQSLLLHVPLFTHGYQYKNVTLKEYFGTFEILLRDHETSEIQSSTVKTCPFNTTTELIG from the exons atggcttttgtttttctccttgg tgtgGCCTTATTCATCTCAGTTTGGGCAAGTGCAAAATGTGATGGCGTACCCCAGG GAGTTGAGCTCATGGAGTGTCGTGATCGCTTCTTTGTGATAGCTGTAGATCTGTCGTGCATTGGGAGCGAACCTCACTTTGAGGCTGTTG ATGACACAGGTGTGTACCCTATCACCAAGCAGTATGCAGCTGAATGTGGTTATAGTGTCAATGCTCTCACTGTACTTGGCCATATGGAGCTCCGAGCCTCTTACTTCAGCTGTCACGCTGAGAACAAA gatgataaaatgtttacattcaaCTTCAACCTGGTTGCGACACATGACGGAGAGGAAGTCAGGTACGCACTGAACAAGACCTGTTCTCCATCTCTCCCCTGGTCTCCCAGAGAGGTTACCTGTGAGATTAACTACATGGAG GTGTCTGTGAGGAGCGATGTAGCGTGTCCAACAGGAGCAAAGAGAGACTGGGATGCTGTTGTCCAAACA GCACATTTCTCAGCCACTTCAGATTGGCAAGTAATGTTCCAAAAGCCAGAGCAGGAGCCGGTTCCTATGAGCCTCTCTGAAACCCATAGGCGAGGCTACGTGTTTCAACTGACTGATGGACGGCTTGTATTTCGTACACCGTATGGACAACCTGACTCATTCATCACTGTG GTGGATGGCATTCCAGTAGAAGTAGTCCATGCAACTTTATTCTCCAGACAAAGCTGGGTTGTCCTCCTGGTTAACATGGAGGCTGCTTGCTCCATGC ATGAAGGGTCATTCGATGAAAGCACCCACATGAGGTGGCAGGCTCCTGAGGTGCTGAACCCACTTGTGTCAGATCTACACAACACACAGGTCAACATTGGAGTCAATGGTAAACTTGTGGAACAGTCGGTTGCAGAAGAAAGAGGCTACATTGTGGAGAAGCACAATAACACAATCCAGATCAGCATCCCTTATACTGCTGAAGAAGGATACAGAAAG AGTTTTGTGATTGAAGACCTCTACCAGTTCTACATCTTTAACCTCTACTTGGAGAAAATCTCAGTTGATGAGGACCTTGTAGAGACCAGGTTCCGCTATTACAGAACATTGAGCACTCCTTTAATGCTATGCCCCATTTTTACTGTAAACC GAATGGATCTTGAGCAGCGACTGTTCATCGTCTACCTTGGAGATGTTCCTGAAGATGTTGAGTTGGTTGCCATTCATTTCAATGGACATGAATTTACAGTGCCACTTAATAATACAAGCATCCACATGATCACAAATATTCATTCAAATAACACCCATGGTTACACTCTGGAGGTGCCTTTTGATGACCCTGTTATCATACATGAG ATCTTAAGAGAAGAGTCTGTGATGAAGCACAAGCTTGATATCTACTATACATTGACCATTCTACCTGAAAATGAGCATTTCAACTACCTGGCATCAGTCACTGCACTAACATATGTCT CCTCTCCGGTGTTTGATGCAGTCTGTTCTGAATCTGGGATCAGTTTCAAACTGGACCACCAGCCTTTTCACTACCTGTGGAAGATCAGCATCGGTTCAGACCTGCTGACATCGGAGCTGGCAGCCCAGCATGGATACATCATGAGCAACAGCAGCCAGAGTCTGCTGCTCCACGTGCCGCTGTTCACTCATGGGTATCAATACAAG AACGTTACTCTGAAGGAATACTTTGGTACTTTTGAGATCCTTCTTCGGGATCATGAAACATCAGAGATCCAGAGTTCAACAGTCAAGACTTGTCCTTTTAATACAACTACAGAACTCATTG GATGA
- the LOC113157204 gene encoding uncharacterized protein LOC113157204 isoform X1, translated as MAFVFLLGVALFISVWASAKCDGVPQGVELMECRDRFFVIAVDLSCIGSEPHFEAVDDTGVYPITKQYAAECGYSVNALTVLGHMELRASYFSCHAENKDDKMFTFNFNLVATHDGEEVRYALNKTCSPSLPWSPREVTCEINYMEVSVRSDVACPTGAKRDWDAVVQTAHFSATSDWQVMFQKPEQEPVPMSLSETHRRGYVFQLTDGRLVFRTPYGQPDSFITVVDGIPVEVVHATLFSRQSWVVLLVNMEAACSMHEGSFDESTHMRWQAPEVLNPLVSDLHNTQVNIGVNGKLVEQSVAEERGYIVEKHNNTIQISIPYTAEEGYRKSFVIEDLYQFYIFNLYLEKISVDEDLVETRFRYYRTLSTPLMLCPIFTVNRMDLEQRLFIVYLGDVPEDVELVAIHFNGHEFTVPLNNTSIHMITNIHSNNTHGYTLEVPFDDPVIIHEILREESVMKHKLDIYYTLTILPENEHFNYLASVTALTYVSSPVFDAVCSESGISFKLDHQPFHYLWKISIGSDLLTSELAAQHGYIMSNSSQSLLLHVPLFTHGYQYKNVTLKEYFGTFEILLRDHETSEIQSSTVKTCPFNTTTELIVCSTDGRMTVVADLSPVVSSGVIPARTSLIREHCGPIEADNTRVLFSFPLHTCGSIIKLGKNSVTYKNKISFSKKQTPAISSNNDIDSVTVQCTYPLAGLHRLFSAYRFESDTAGVGCIVHSAHSTDDLQSPTVLQTPVPSTRCNFQDLFKY; from the exons atggcttttgtttttctccttgg tgtgGCCTTATTCATCTCAGTTTGGGCAAGTGCAAAATGTGATGGCGTACCCCAGG GAGTTGAGCTCATGGAGTGTCGTGATCGCTTCTTTGTGATAGCTGTAGATCTGTCGTGCATTGGGAGCGAACCTCACTTTGAGGCTGTTG ATGACACAGGTGTGTACCCTATCACCAAGCAGTATGCAGCTGAATGTGGTTATAGTGTCAATGCTCTCACTGTACTTGGCCATATGGAGCTCCGAGCCTCTTACTTCAGCTGTCACGCTGAGAACAAA gatgataaaatgtttacattcaaCTTCAACCTGGTTGCGACACATGACGGAGAGGAAGTCAGGTACGCACTGAACAAGACCTGTTCTCCATCTCTCCCCTGGTCTCCCAGAGAGGTTACCTGTGAGATTAACTACATGGAG GTGTCTGTGAGGAGCGATGTAGCGTGTCCAACAGGAGCAAAGAGAGACTGGGATGCTGTTGTCCAAACA GCACATTTCTCAGCCACTTCAGATTGGCAAGTAATGTTCCAAAAGCCAGAGCAGGAGCCGGTTCCTATGAGCCTCTCTGAAACCCATAGGCGAGGCTACGTGTTTCAACTGACTGATGGACGGCTTGTATTTCGTACACCGTATGGACAACCTGACTCATTCATCACTGTG GTGGATGGCATTCCAGTAGAAGTAGTCCATGCAACTTTATTCTCCAGACAAAGCTGGGTTGTCCTCCTGGTTAACATGGAGGCTGCTTGCTCCATGC ATGAAGGGTCATTCGATGAAAGCACCCACATGAGGTGGCAGGCTCCTGAGGTGCTGAACCCACTTGTGTCAGATCTACACAACACACAGGTCAACATTGGAGTCAATGGTAAACTTGTGGAACAGTCGGTTGCAGAAGAAAGAGGCTACATTGTGGAGAAGCACAATAACACAATCCAGATCAGCATCCCTTATACTGCTGAAGAAGGATACAGAAAG AGTTTTGTGATTGAAGACCTCTACCAGTTCTACATCTTTAACCTCTACTTGGAGAAAATCTCAGTTGATGAGGACCTTGTAGAGACCAGGTTCCGCTATTACAGAACATTGAGCACTCCTTTAATGCTATGCCCCATTTTTACTGTAAACC GAATGGATCTTGAGCAGCGACTGTTCATCGTCTACCTTGGAGATGTTCCTGAAGATGTTGAGTTGGTTGCCATTCATTTCAATGGACATGAATTTACAGTGCCACTTAATAATACAAGCATCCACATGATCACAAATATTCATTCAAATAACACCCATGGTTACACTCTGGAGGTGCCTTTTGATGACCCTGTTATCATACATGAG ATCTTAAGAGAAGAGTCTGTGATGAAGCACAAGCTTGATATCTACTATACATTGACCATTCTACCTGAAAATGAGCATTTCAACTACCTGGCATCAGTCACTGCACTAACATATGTCT CCTCTCCGGTGTTTGATGCAGTCTGTTCTGAATCTGGGATCAGTTTCAAACTGGACCACCAGCCTTTTCACTACCTGTGGAAGATCAGCATCGGTTCAGACCTGCTGACATCGGAGCTGGCAGCCCAGCATGGATACATCATGAGCAACAGCAGCCAGAGTCTGCTGCTCCACGTGCCGCTGTTCACTCATGGGTATCAATACAAG AACGTTACTCTGAAGGAATACTTTGGTACTTTTGAGATCCTTCTTCGGGATCATGAAACATCAGAGATCCAGAGTTCAACAGTCAAGACTTGTCCTTTTAATACAACTACAGAACTCATTG TGTGTTCGACCGATGGTAGGATGACTGTGGTGGCCGACTTGTCTCCGGTGGTTTCAAGTGGAGTGATCCCTGCTAGAACCAGCCTAATAAGGGAACACTGTGGACCCATAGAAGCAGACAACACCAGggttctcttctcttttcctctccacacCTGTGGATCCATTATCAAG CTTGGGAAAAACTCTGTGACGTATAAAAACAAGATTTCCTTCAGCAAGAAGCAGACTCCAGCAATTTCATCCAACAATGACATAGACAG TGTGACTGTGCAGTGTACATATCCTCTGGCTGGGCTCCATCGTCTCTTCTCAGCGTACAGGTTTGAGTCAGATACGGCTGGTGTTGGCTGCATTGTGCATTCTGCACACTCCACTGATG ATCTACAGAGTCCAACGGTGCTTCAAACTCCAGTACCTTCTACCAGATGCAACTTTCAGGACTTGTTCAAATACTAG
- the LOC113157205 gene encoding uncharacterized protein LOC113157205, with translation MNLFLHILFGVDLLFAVSFSSPVPTGVFQTRCLERHFWLAVKSSFLSSMTRFYFEDQDELHLLSDQEAALCGYTIQLNAVGDVELRTSFLSCYVYAETGTDYHLRLWIVNLKTEEKGAVYPLHLNCSVQAKWSSREIVCEEKYMEVSIQKPVVPVTSKHDNKAPADMSVMFHRADQSLEEARVLSPKEAAALGCHVSLRGPRFTLRCPYSSPFSYFTKEKGVDLENVRASILYQLDGGVLAVDAILACALNEAAVDGDDLLWTVPYILSPLVHGQLRDRGTIFGVNSQTLSESQIKERGYKIRLREGRVEVRIPTGARGGHIKSGVLRGRYSTSMSVNLFFMRQWKDERWPLTQHRSFRLLKTPLTPQTLAFSNNTDPVTGLFSVTLGFFASDVTLEKVTVDGGGVLLTWSQSHHMQSDPNVEVSRLTHSDASNSYQLNIPLSHSKIIPEYIGGGFKKYRLTFTFTLNILPSGDIFHHQATLEHSVKYTAPVSPTLEGKCTESSLLVLLHHGAQTELQWELFFGAHRLDWSLVEMGGFVVEAEDDYLTVEIPLYSPGLNFEELTLWGIVAGVEVSVVDAQSLKVQDSLVHKCTFPARELLVCLPEGKMMALVDTTHTSPPTSPNRTTLLDPSCVPMETDSARALFSFSLNSCGTTVTTEGNFLVYENQISYNQDFLPLNDPIIHRDSPYRLTIQCRYPANQSSTLPIQRPVNPSLDLSPVKPSIREAANTAVHVHQESHESHVVEPD, from the exons atgaacctatttttgcatattttgtttGG TGTGGACCTGCTGTTCGCAGTGAGTTTTTCCAGTCCGGTGCCGACAG GGGTGTTTCAGACCAGGTGCCTCGAGCGTCACTTTTGGCTCGCCGTTAAGTCCAGCTTCCTCAGCTCGATGACACGTTTTTACTTTgaag ACCAGGACGAACTTCACCTCTTATCTGATCAGGAGGCCGCACTCTGTGGGTACACAATCCAACTGAACGCTGTTGGAGACGTGGAGTTACgcacctccttcctctcctgttATGTCTACGCTGAG ACTGGCACCGACTACCACCTGCGTCTTTGGATTGTAAACCTGAAGACGGAGGAGAAGGGGGCAGTGTACCCTCTACATCTCAACTGCTCCGTCCAGGCGaagtggagcagcagagagatcGTTTGTGAGGAAAAATACATGGAG GTGTCCATCCAGAAGCCTGTTGTTCCTGTGACATCAAAACATGATAATAAG GCACCAGCAGACATGTCTGTGATGTTCCACAGAGCTGATCAGTCGCTGGAGGAAGCGAGAGTTTTGTCCCCgaaagaagctgctgctctgggCTGTCACGTCTCACTGCGTGGGCCACGTTTTACCCTCCGTTGTCCCTATTCTTCCCCGTTCTCCTACTTCACCAAG GAGAAGGGAGTGGATTTAGAGAATGTCAGAGCATCAATCCTGTACCAACTCGACGGTGGCGTCCTGGCTGTTGACGCCATTCTTGCCTGTGCTCTGA ATGAAGCTGCAGTAGATGGGGATGACCTGCTGTGGACTGTCCCTTATATTCTTTCTCCTCTGGTTCACGGGCAGCTCAGGGACAGAGGCACAATCTTCGGAGTAAACAGCCAAACACTGAGTGAGTCTCAAATTAAAGAGCGAGGATACAAGATCAGGCTGCGGGAGGGACGAGTGGAGGTCAGGATTCCCACAGGAGCTCGTGGTGGACACATAAAG aGTGGAGTATTAAGAGGACGGTACAGCACGTCCATGTCTGTGAATCTGTTCTTCATGAGGCAGTGGAAAGACGAACGCTGGCCTCTAACTCAGCATCGCTCCTTCAGGCTGCTGAAGACTCCCCTCACTCCACAAACTCTGGCCTTCAGCAACA ACACAGATCCAGTCACAGGATTGTTTTCCGTCACCTTGGGATTCTTCGCATCTGATGTCACCCTGGAGAAGGTGACTGTAGATGGTGGCGGGGTCCTTTTAACCTGGTCCCAAAGCCACCACATGCAGAGTGACCCAAATGTTGAGGTGTCCAGGCTCACCCACAGTGACGCTAGCAACTCCTACCAGCTCAATATTCCTCTGTCACACTCAAAAATTATTCCTGAG TATATAGGTGGTGGCTTTAAGAAGTACAGGCTCACTTTCACCTTTACTCTCAACATTTTACCCAGTGGAGACATTTTTCACCATCAGGCCACATTAGAGCACAGTGTTAAATACACAG CTCCAGTTTCACCCACGCTCGAGGGAAAGTGCACAGAGAGCAgtctgctggtgctgctgcaccATGGGGCCCAGACCGAGCTGCAGTGGGAGCTCTTCTTCGGAGCCCACAGGTTGGACTGGAGCCTGGTGGAGATGGGTGGGTTTGTGGTGGAGGCAGAGGATGACTACTTGACTGTGGAGATTCCCCTCTACAGCCCGGGGCTGAACTTTGAG GAGCTGACATTGTGGGGTATTGTTGCTGGAGTGGAAGTGTCTGTTGTGGATGCACAGTCTCTCAAAGTCCAGGACAGTCTTGTCCACAAATGCACCTTTCCTGCTAGAGAACTACTAG tATGTTTGCCTGAAGGGAAGATGATGGCACTCGTCGACACCACCCACACCAGCCCGCCCACCAGCCCCAACCGAACCACGCTGTTGGACCCCAGCTGTGTTCCCATGGAGACAGACAGCGCCAGAGCTCTGTTCAGCTTCAGCCTCAACTCCTGTGGGACGACAGTGACT acTGAGGGGAATTTCCTGGTTTATGAAAACCAGATCAGTTACAATCAAGATTTTCTTCCTTTGAATGATCCAATTATACACAGAGACTCTCCAtacag ACTGACAATCCAGTGTCGCTACCCTGCAAACCAAAGCAGTACTCTACCTATCCAACGTCCTGTGAATCCATCTCTGGACCTATCACCAGTTAAACCCAGCATCAGGGAAGCTGCAAACACAGCTGTGCATGTTCATCAAGAATCTCATGAAAGTCATGTTGTGGAACCTGATTGA
- the sst5 gene encoding somatostatin-1A, whose product MLLSQVQLLLAALFSSVLLVQVSAAPRRDMLTETLRADLANDKDLAHLLLLKFASELVAAGDEQMLPELEDEEEVVKRHLPLPQRERKAGCRNFFWKTFTSC is encoded by the exons ATGCTCCTCTCTCAGGTGCAGCTGCTCCTGGCGGCTCTGTTTTCCTCCGTGCTGCTGGTGCAGGTGAGCGCTGCTCCACGCAGAGACATGCTGACAGAAACGCTGAGAGCAGACCTGGCAAACGACAAG gaTCTCGCTCACTTGCTCTTGCTAAAGTTTGCGTCTGAGTTGGTGGCAGCCGGAGATGAGCAGATGCTCCCAGagctggaggatgaggaggaggtggtgaagCGACACCTGCCGCTACCCCAAAGAGAGCGCAAAGCAGGCTGCCGCAACTTCTTCTGGAAAACTTTCACCTCATGTTAA